One Nostoc sp. HK-01 genomic window carries:
- the xlnA gene encoding endo-1,4-beta-xylanase A, with protein sequence MVATPIKTQNLTVTYGTDGTKIVSGKTTPGATDWKTGGNVASDGVYVLIDTSAAGFTTVPTYVITVGGKNHHWGISGSSSIYNATATGFEVEIRWEQGYSQSGTAVTPAVANQYEWHINWIAIEPSSPKTPLPAAGKYYYLANKNSGKYLDVASSSTADGANVQQWTLNKSGAQQWLLEDAGNGYYFLVNKTSSKVLNVGGSSSADGANVVQWPKGNDDNTNSKWKLEDAGDGYFYLIAKHSSKALDVANASTADAANVQQYSKNFTNAQKWKFEAV encoded by the coding sequence ATGGTAGCAACACCGATTAAAACTCAGAATTTAACAGTAACCTATGGAACGGATGGTACAAAAATTGTATCGGGCAAGACAACACCAGGTGCAACTGATTGGAAGACAGGTGGTAACGTTGCTAGTGATGGTGTTTATGTTTTGATTGATACTAGCGCTGCTGGTTTCACCACAGTACCTACCTACGTAATAACTGTTGGGGGTAAGAACCATCATTGGGGAATCTCTGGGTCTAGTTCTATCTACAATGCCACTGCCACAGGTTTTGAAGTAGAAATAAGGTGGGAACAAGGCTACAGCCAAAGTGGAACAGCCGTTACCCCAGCAGTAGCAAATCAATATGAATGGCACATCAATTGGATTGCTATTGAGCCTTCGTCTCCGAAAACACCACTTCCTGCTGCCGGAAAATACTACTACCTTGCCAACAAAAATAGCGGTAAATATTTAGATGTGGCAAGTAGTAGCACTGCTGATGGAGCTAACGTCCAACAGTGGACTCTTAATAAATCTGGAGCGCAACAATGGCTGTTAGAAGATGCTGGAAATGGCTATTACTTCCTTGTCAATAAAACTAGTAGCAAAGTTTTAAATGTAGGAGGTAGTAGTAGTGCTGATGGAGCCAATGTCGTTCAGTGGCCAAAAGGAAATGACGATAACACTAACTCTAAATGGAAGTTGGAAGATGCAGGTGATGGCTATTTCTACCTCATCGCCAAACATAGCAGTAAGGCTTTAGATGTAGCAAACGCTAGCACTGCTGATGCAGCTAATGTCCAACAATACAGTAAAAATTTCACCAATGCTCAAAAATGGAAATTTGAGGCTGTTTAG